The Myxococcales bacterium genome includes a window with the following:
- the ftsZ gene encoding cell division protein FtsZ — translation MGLKFSIVEPEAVPAKIKVIGVGGCGNNAINTMIEDNVQGVEFIACNTDKQVLNHNLAPIKIQLGAGLGAGGNPEVGQREAEKTIDRLRETMQGADMVFITAGMGGGTGTGAAPIVANLAREMGALTVGVVTKPFIYEGRRRMRIAEEGIQKLREAVDTIIVIPNQKLLAVAGTDTSLMDAFRKANDVLLKGVRSISDLIVRQGHVNLDFADVKSVMKTTDASGELALMGTGMAKGEKRAVEAAAEAISCPLMENVSIDGARGVLINITGGPDLRLSEVSEAAELIMKSCADDAAIFWGQVVDMNMKEEVRVTVIATGFDEAREHLNEQATLVVERKKETYLNRQTQNWASETKVRTMEPTATRRQELAPEQPKRQPIAATATRPKSEFQPWRDQRLVAEEDAYDVPAFLRKRKPD, via the coding sequence GCGGCAACAACGCCATCAACACCATGATCGAGGACAACGTCCAGGGGGTGGAATTCATCGCCTGCAACACGGATAAGCAGGTGCTGAACCACAACCTGGCCCCGATCAAGATCCAGTTGGGCGCCGGCCTGGGCGCCGGCGGTAATCCCGAGGTCGGTCAGCGCGAAGCGGAAAAAACCATCGACCGCCTGCGCGAAACCATGCAGGGCGCCGACATGGTGTTCATCACCGCCGGCATGGGCGGCGGCACCGGCACCGGCGCCGCGCCGATCGTCGCCAACCTGGCCCGCGAAATGGGCGCGTTGACCGTCGGCGTGGTGACCAAGCCCTTCATCTACGAAGGCCGCCGCCGGATGCGCATCGCCGAGGAAGGCATCCAGAAACTGCGCGAGGCCGTCGACACCATCATCGTCATCCCCAACCAGAAACTGCTCGCCGTCGCCGGCACCGACACCTCGCTGATGGACGCGTTCCGCAAAGCCAACGACGTGCTGCTCAAGGGCGTCCGCTCCATCTCCGACCTGATCGTCCGCCAGGGCCACGTCAACCTCGATTTCGCCGACGTCAAATCGGTGATGAAAACCACCGACGCCAGCGGCGAACTGGCGCTGATGGGCACCGGCATGGCCAAGGGCGAGAAGCGGGCCGTCGAGGCCGCCGCCGAGGCGATCAGTTGCCCGCTGATGGAAAACGTCAGCATCGACGGCGCCCGCGGCGTCCTGATCAACATCACCGGCGGGCCCGACCTGCGCCTCTCCGAGGTCAGCGAGGCCGCCGAGTTGATCATGAAATCCTGCGCCGACGACGCCGCCATCTTCTGGGGCCAGGTCGTCGACATGAACATGAAGGAAGAGGTCCGCGTGACCGTCATCGCCACCGGCTTCGACGAGGCGCGCGAGCACCTCAACGAGCAGGCGACCCTGGTGGTCGAACGCAAAAAAGAGACCTACCTCAACCGCCAGACCCAGAATTGGGCCAGCGAAACCAAGGTGCGGACGATGGAACCGACCGCCACCCGGCGGCAGGAACTCGCGCCGGAGCAGCCCAAGCGGCAGCCGATCGCCGCGACGGCGACCCGGCCCAAGAGCGAGTTCCAGCCGTGGCGCGATCAGCGGCTGGTCGCCGAGGAAGACGCGTACGACGTGCCGGCCTTCCTGCGCAAACGCAAGCCGGATTGA